The DNA sequence GTTAAGCTCGTAATATTTCTCGAATTTAATCGGAAGTAACATGCTTCTAactcaaatattattaaatttgaGTCCAATAGCTTCTGCAGTTAGGCCTCTCACAGTTTGCTGATTTTATCAACTGCAACCGTAGTATGGCTGCACCATGTCATGTTCAATAGTGGTACACATGTTTACTGCAGTTGACTTGATGAGGCCCGATATGATTGTAATCCTGCGGAATGCCAGAATCGACATGTTTAAAGGATCCATGAGGCTTGCTGTGGACAAGTGGGGTCGTATTGAGGTGACCAAAACCGAACCGGCCGATTTTGCTGTCAAAGAAGATAACAACCTATCGCTTGTTGAGTATGAGTTGGTTAATGTTGTTGAAGAGTGATGGTTGGAAGTTTGCTTACACTGGGAATAAGACCGATTGAGAAAGGAATTCGATTAGCGGTTCGAGAGATGGTGAAAAAAGTGAAGTGGTGCGAGGATTTCCTAGTCAACTATGAGTATCGGTTACCGAAAGAAACATAGATCAGCTGATGGAGATGGTTCTTACTCTTGCCTCGGGTCTCATTTGGATCCTGCTGTTGAAACTGTCTGGATCAGTTTGGCATGGCATACTACCGGCAAATAACTGCAGATGGAATGTTTAGCAACTTATTTGGATACATCTTATGAGAGGGCGAGGATATATCTATTGTGACATGATGTTAGAAATGGACAAGATGCTTCATGCGACCGTATTTATGTATTATGAAAATCTTCCGTTGTGTTTTCGTTTGTAATTTGCACTGTCTACTCTTTCGGCATATTGTGGAGCTgccctctttccctttttgattGTTGAGTTTGTCTTCTGCGGATGTTGTTTGAGTTTGCGCGTTCCCGAGAACAGGGCAAACTTCGGGATAGAAGAAAGTGAAATATGAAAGTCTTGACAGGGAAATGTTAGAATGATTGGGGGCTTGCAAATTGGTACGGTCCTATCAGTGAGTATGATTTTATTAAATTGGTATCTTATGGCACTCATTATGACACTTCAGGAGTGggatttctactttagaaatatTTCTcaagcaaaaattcatttggcaACGCAATTTCTGAAGTAGGAATTCATTTGATTacgtaaatttatttttctaaatttagagcttttttttttttttttgctgcagAAATAGCTTTGGAGCTATttaaagaagttaaaaaaaaaattaacttcttttcgaaagtagaaaaatcaacttctgatgaGAAGTTAATTCTTAAAGCAGAAGTGCTGTCGTATTCTCTAGCTTGTGAACATAGATATAGCAAGAATTCATCGTTTCATTATGAATTTATTTCGCTATAATTGGGACGATCTTGTTCGGCTTGTCTAGACAATAAGCGTTAGGACAATTCCTCGTATTTCTAACCGATAacaacaatggaaaaaaaaattcacctagAATCATGCTTTTGTATGTTAGAACTTATTTACGTGCTAAAATATAAATTAGCTTTACttaaaacagaaaaattagaaataaagtGATGCGAAATAGATGGCATGATCCGATTGGGATTGTGATCCGCACGTGCGTCATCCCACGACAAGTGTGGACTATCGCTTTGTGGGCCGTCAATCCATCGTCAAAGCATTGCCGACCCATTGGAGAACCGATTTATGGGTTGACTCACTGGGCTGGACTCCAGtgttttcaacccattttcaCCTAAGCCTTCAAATGTTTGATAATTCATTTACCACCATCCACACGAGTCTATGActcattttgacatttttaacGACCGGTCGCCATCTTCAggttcaaaaaaaagaaagagagaaaaaaaaaaaaaactaacatgcAATCGCTGTTGCGACAGGttcttttttctcaacttaGCCCCAGCTTAATCCCGGCTTAATGCAGAAATTGGGGTGTATTGTGGAGTCGGGGTGGTTGAGAATCGTAAAGTAAAGCGGAAGAGagaattgtggaattttttcttttttacaaatTTCGATGCTTGTAATAATGATTACATCGGCCTATTTATTGACTTTATGAGATCGCTGTCTAAGGTAATATAATATGCACAACTGAATGAAAATGTACGCCCAATCTTGAGAGATACATAGAATCAATAGAATTATCGAATATCTCCGATATAGGAAATTATCCTTATAGAAATCTTGATTATCTCTAACATCGCATCAAACTCAAGGAGACCAAGTCACCTTGAATTCGAAACCAATGGTAACAATGCCACGAACTCCATGAAATCAGCACTCAGCGACAGTCCCTGGTTGTGTGTGAGACGGCATCTGGCGTCGTCTAAAGGCAAGTAGCATTGACTTCTCAAAATGATGCGCAGGAAGGTCAACAAATCTGAGAGAAAACAGAAAGCGGCCGATGTGGCTGGCTTGCGAAAGCAGTGCTCCATGAAATCAACACTCAGCAACAGTCCCTGGTTGTGTGTGAGACAGCATCCGGCGTCGTCTAAAGGCAGGTGGCATTGACTTCTCAAAATGATGCACGGGAAGGTCAAAAATCTGAGAGAAAACAGAAAGCGGTCGATGTGGCTGGCTTGCGAAAGCAGTGCTCCATGAAATCAACACTCAGCGACAGTCCCTGGTTGTGTGTGAGACGGCATCCAGCGTCGTCTAAAGGCAGGTAGCATTGACTTCTCAAAATGACGAACAAGAAGGTAAAAAATCGGAGAGAAAATAGAAAGCAGTCGATGCGGCTGGCTTGCGAAAGCAGTGCCGAGCAGGCTCTGACTGAGCATGGCTTCCTTCGAATAAGGTTCAAAGCGCATCGACTAGTATCATCAACCGAAGCGAAGGAATTAGGCGGTCAGGTGACAGAAGTGTGGAAGGTACAAGGCGGCGGGCATCCGGAGAAATACTTGCTTGGAATCGGATCAACCGGATTGGGTTCATTGTAGTGTAGCTAATGATTAATCGAGCTGCAATTGGACCTCACGTGTAGAGCGCGATCTAGACAAGGATTCTCGTACCGCATGCGAGGTTGCTTCGGATACGTTGCAATAGATCAGTAAATACTGGGGCCGTTAAATGGGTAGATCGGCTCGAGCCGAAAATAATCCAATTTATTTAAcatgttttgatccattttcgtTCAATATAAATATGAGGACTCATAATGACGTGGCCCGGTCCATATTAATAAAACGcattaatatttaaactaatttagaaaaattcattatttttcGTTTGGTCCGCTTTGAGCTCTTCACGTGTATATGTTACTTGGATAATAACTTCAtggcaaatttaaaaagtaaattaaataACACAAAAATTAGGCAGTAAAATAAAAAGCGTAACAACCTATAAGTTGAAATACTTATAAATAATTCTTGACGAGAGAGACTCCGATGAACTAACCATTGACATGAAAATAATATCTGCTTATAAGAACTCAACGCATTTTTCTAgtattccttctttcttctgttttctctttcttacgttacttctattttttgttattgttgttgtaaATATCAGATAGAAACGAAGATaattaaaatgtaaaattttaaatttccaaCTTTACCACTAAACAAAGCATGAGATAATTCCCTAGGAGGTTGCAAGCAGATCATAGTGTCCAATCGCTTGGCTAGTGGCTACGCTAGTATTGACAAGCATATCGGTAGGTCGATTGCCTTTCCAAAAAATATGATGAATTTTGAACTCAAAAAGAGAACCCctaaattttctaatatcttTAAGTAGTGTTCATCCCGTGTTATCCGTTGTACTCTCTTGGTTAACAAGTTCGGTGATAATTTTGGAGTCCATCGCTGATGAGTTTACGGAAATCAGGTTGTTTTGCTATGGCATGTCCCAACCATAGGGCTCGTAGTTCCGCTTGTGAAGACAAACATATTCCAAGAAATGAGGTAAAACTGGCAAGGCAGTCGCCCGCTTCATTCAGAATAATCATCCGGCTCCTACAAGTTCGAGATTACCTTCGGACGCCCCATCCGTATTCATTTCAATTCATCCCCGGTGGTGGAGGATCCCAGGAGACCATAATGTGAGAAGTGAGCGATCCGCTTTTAGACAAGTTGATCGTCGACGAAGCTATGATTTCCCTCGTGCGTGTGGTTGAATTACCTGTATAGGGtgggaaggaaaaacaaaactttCTAAAAAAAGTGGCTCGTTTCGCCATTGCCCAAAAAGTCATATGCTTAGGCCAAAGATAATACTCCAATCATAATTGGGAGTTGGATCTTCCCTTGTCAGCCAAGTTGAATTTCAACAACTGAGATAAAATTTAAGACGCGCCTCacaatatttttggagtaaaattTGTGTTTTAGAAGTGCTTTTGGATCAAAAATCTATTTAATGATGtaacttctagagtagaaatctgtttggttattcaatttaattttttctttcttttgaagtttttttttttttttttgcttcaaaagtagttttgaagtcgcttaaagaagtaaaaaggaaaaaaaaattatttatcttCAGTAGCAAAATCAATTTACGCTCcgaagtagaaatagaaaaatcaacttatgatcaaaagttgatttctagagtagaagtgtTTCCGCGCGCGCCCTAACCTCGCACCAAAACGCTGCAAAGGACCGATGGATCTGCGAGCGGCCCTCCGTCGTTTCTCGAACGAGTTCGAGCCATTGATTTTGCGCAAATATCTAGAGGCCGCATCCCAATTACGGGTGCGATATGAAGGGATTTAGGGGCGAGCatgatttcaaattttaggattgcACGAGCTAAGTTTCAAGTACCAAAAATCGCGAAACCGGATTCCTATAAAATACGTCCCAGGTGAGACGAGGGGGACGGCGAGCGAATGCGTGTGACGAGGGGCTACCGTGATTGAAAAGCGTAGTATAATAaagcaaaagaataaaaaggggGGGAACGAGCCCTAAATTGAGGGGAGCAGGGAATCGAGAATATTCGGTTGCCATCATTAACGGCCCCGCAGATGCGTTGCGTTGCGTTGCGCTGTGCCAGAATCGCGGAATGGAATAGAATGGAATGTCACACGTGGGCGCCATCTTCACTCCAATCCCaataatttaatttgaaaaaaagtggTAAACCTCATTCTCTACTCCTCCCACCCCACTGCTGCGACACTGCGTCACGCCATTCCTCTTCGTCTGCCTCCCTCCCCTGCCGGCGATTCTCCTCCGTCGATTCCGCAGTCGTTCCGATGGGAGCTTATTGCAGCGATGACCTCTCCCTGTCGCCCGCCTACAGCTTCCCCTCCGCTCAGGACTTCAGGCTCTCCAAGCACGTCCACGACAACCTCCACGGCTACGTCTACCTCGATCccgtgagtctctctctctccctctccctctctgtaGTCGATTGCTGTTTCCGCGTGCGCTCGCGCCGCTAGCTGTTGTGTGGCTGATCGAACGGGACGCGGAAGTCCGGTTTCGCGTGTGTGAGTTGGATGCGGATTGGCGAGAACCGGTACTGGTATCGGATTGCGGAGTTGCGTGCCGAGAGAGTTTGTTCCTAAGCAGAGAAGAGTCACAGAGTCGATTTACGGTCGCGTACTGCGGAGATGGAGTTTGTGATGAATGATCGGAGCGTGGTTGGCGAAGAAGCGGACGTGAATTTCGTTATCTCTGTACTTGATATAAGTTGGTCCGCGTGACGTTGGCATGCTTtggcttcttttttcttcattttcgaaAGGTTGCATGACTTACTGTGTCTACTTGTCCTTGGGTCTTTATTTATACTTGTCAAAGGCTGCTCAATATGCTTTCtctcaattttccttttatatttctCGCATGGATTGCATGTACAGTAGTTAAGCACTTGTTCGATTGAAGATGGTGACGGGACATCATTTGACAGCTTCTCTGTTGTTTCATCTTGCAGCTTGCGTTGAAGTTCATTGATACCGAACATTTTCAGAGGCAAGTTAGTGTCGTATTTGCCGAAGTCTCCATAGATTGCCAAGTTACCCTGTGGTTAACGATTCTTtatttctccaatttttttacaGGCTTCGTGACCTGAAACAGCTTGGTGAGTTCAATGTTTAATTGTGGAGTCTACATTATACCGAGTTAGATTTATCCATGCAATAGCTATGACAAATAGTGTCCCAATTTCTCTTGGCTTCCTGAAATGGTGCTTGGTTTGGCTCCTTCTTTTGGCTAAGAAAAGTTAACCATACATGCATCACCTGCATAAAGAGCCACTGGATGGGTTTTAACCTATTTGTTGATGTCTGCTGATCATTTGAAACCATTGTGTTGTGGTTCTGCTTTCACTAGAGAAAGAACCAAGCTGCTCAATGCACTCTTTGGTGGTACTCTGGAGGGCGTTCCCTGCGCTTCTATGAATAATTGTTAGTTCTTCACAGGTCTAATAACTAGATACTCCCTTACACCCAAATGGTTTCCTGACTCGCACTAGAATTGCTTAATGACAGCAAGTTAATTCATGAGTCTTGGGGCTTTAGCACTGTCCAGTAGTGTTGAGTCAATTCTCATCATTTGTTCAGCTTCAGCTTTCCTAAATATATTAAGGAATTGCATCTCTTCTGGAAATCATAGCTTTCCAAATATATCCCCATGCATTTATCTTGACAAAAAATATCATAACATCTGGCAATTCTGCCTCTATGAATGCCACACAATCTCAGGTGTGACGAACATGGTGTATCCTGGGGCCGTGCATTCCAGGTTTGAACATTCTCTCGGGGTGTATTGGCTCGCTGGCGAAGCTGTTCAAAAGCTCAAAACTTATCAAGTATGATGATGTTATCTTTGATTCTTTGGTACTTAATCCTCGTCCTTTGTTAGAATGACGGAATTGGATTTGCTTATGTCATGCAGGGCTTGGAGCTCGGTATTGATCGTTTCGACATTCAAACGGTTAAAATTGCTGGTAATTGCTGTCTTATACTCAAACCAACTAGACAACTAATTTATTATGTTATTCATCTGTTTACTCAACTTGTAGGACTTCTTCATGATGTGGGCCATGGTCCTTTCAGTCACTTATTTGAACGCGAGTTCCTTCCCTTGGTTCTTAGAGATTCCGACTGGTAATTTGCATTTCTAGTAGAGTGCATTCATGTCCATTCTCCAGGCTTTTTCATTACATGACATATTTACTAATTGAGTTCCAGTTATaccaacaaattaaaaatatttaagtgGTTGAGCATGAACTTTTCCTCTgttccggtttttttttttttccggtcaaCTGGCGTTGCCATTCAAGTACTGTCTGGGATATTTGACGCTATTTTTTCCATCCAGTTTTCCAGTTTCTTGATGTCACGTGTTAGTGTACTAGATTCTTGGCTGGTACATAAACGAAAGTTGTAGTTTGCACCATTTTGCTAGCAGGGAGATTGTGGAACTTCTGTAGATAACGCTAAATTAATCTACATGTCCTCTACTGTTGGCAAATCATTCAGTGGCAATAACTTTTACATCTATGGTATCCTTAACatggttttgtttttcttgcaaATTACTTCTTTCTCATAAATTGATCTTAGATTTCTCTTGGCAAATAACAAAGAATTAAAAGATGCATGTTGTTAAGCAGTTAGTTTTGCAGTTTCTGCAGAGATATTGTTGTCCTTTTCATGCTATCTTACGTTCTAGGAATCATGAGGAAATGTCAGCGAAGATTGTTGACCATATTGTTGACGAGCATAAAATCGACATTGACCCTGAAATGGTTAAGAAAGTTAAGGTATGCTGCTTTTATTGGAGGCATCTATTTTGCAACATCTTTTTCTGGTGCATTACAATGTAACGTTATCTCTATCTGGATCTGCTTCCAAATTTCACTCAGAAGGTTTGGTCACAATGATACAAGAATCTTGTGCACAATGTTTTTGATTTGTTGGGTACTTGAGTTCTGTTCTGGAGATAAAGACAAACCAAAATGAAACAAGAATCTTGTGCAAATTTTCTTCTGATTTGTTGGTGCTGTGTTCTGTTCTGGAGATAAAGATTTCACTAATTAGCTTGGGTTGCATGTTTTGTGTGTTTGCAAGTCCTAACAGTCGATTATCTATGTACTTTTGTACTGTGAATACAACCATACTGAAACTACAATCATATCTTTTACTTCTCATGCATTATATACAGTTGTCTGCAGCACATTTGGGCTTTATTTATTGATGTCTTTCTGCAGTGCACATAAATTGCCAATGTAAGGTTCTGTTGAGCATTTGTTTGCATTCTAATGCAGGACATGATAATTGCCAGCTCAGAGCATTCACTACCCAAGGTGAAGTTCTGGTTGGACTTCGGAATTTGGGCATATTTCTAATACCTTATTGTCAtactattttcattttcacatGCCTATAGATTTTTGGCTGATAATGTTGCAATCTGTAAATCCAGGGCAAGAAGGAGAAGCTTTATCTGTATGATATTGTTGCAAACGGTAGAAATGGGATCGACGTAGACAAGTAAGATCCCTTATGATCTGCCGGAACCTTTACTTGATTGAGTCATTTGTTGAATATTTTGTTTCTATATTGGAGTCACATGCATCTGCAGGTTCGATTACATTGCGAGAGACTGCCGAGCTTGTGGTCTAGGATGCAACTTTGAGTTTCAGAGGTATTTGTTGAAACCTATTAGTAATCCGGATGTTATAAGCGGAATTGCAGAATATATCTTCTCAATTTTGAAATTCTTCATCTAAAAGGTTAATGGAGACGATGCGGGTCTTGGGTGATGAGATTTGCTACCGCGCCAAGGATTGTCAGTAATTTTGTCCAGCTCTCTATATCATTATCTTTTATGCCTAGCTCTGTTAGATCTTATTATCATTGGAGAATTTGTTAGATCTTACCATCCACAAGATGTTTGCAACTCGTGCTGATCTCTACCGAACAGTCTATACACACCCAAAAGTAAAGGTATGTGCTAATGTGGATTCTTTCAATTGATagagccctctctctctctctctctctctctctgtgccagCTTCTTGAGTTGATACGCTGTCATGTTGATATCTTTGCAGGCAGTAGAGCTTATGGTGGTAGATGCTTTGGTGAAGGCACATGAtcatttggaaattttatcttACATTCACGACCCTCATGAATATTGGAAGGTTTTCTCgagtttttcatttgtttccgATTGATACAGAGCGATTACCAGCAGTTAGTAGATGCATTTTCCTTTTGCAGTTAGACGACACTATAATAAAAACTATAGAGACAGCTCCAGACCCAGAGCTTAAGGAAGCTAAGGATTTGATTCTGCGGATTCGTAGGAGGAATTTGTATCAGGTAGGTACTCTAGTTGATTGATTCTTGCGCTTTGCACCAAATGTTATACAATTATGCTGAAGTAGCCACTCTGCTCTACTGCTTTCACCAGTGAAACTGTGACCTTTGagtgttgatttttttgtggCAGTTTTGCAACGAATATGCTGTTCCAAAGGACAAACTGGAGCACTTTAAGGCCGTGACTGCACAAGATATTGTTTGTTCTCAGGTTTTGTTCAGATTTTACTGGGTGATTGGTTAAATATGGGGATGAGCTCTTTCCTGTTGGCAACACCATGCGAGCAAGATAGTAAAGTTTTAACCAGTCCTATTTAACAGAAAAATACTGGAGTAACCCTAAAAGAAGAGGATATCGCTGTAAGCAATGTTAGGATTGACTTGACGCGTGGAAGGCAAAATCCTCTTGAAAGGTACCTGAAGAGCTTTGTCGCGGAGTATCTTGTATTGTTTTGACATATTATATGCATGACTCACTGACTTCTCGTTTTGCTGCCTTTTGTGCATGTATCCCTTCCAGCATCAACTTTTTCAAGGTACTAGTAACTTCACTATGCTGTTTTCCAGTTCTCTTATCTTTTCAGCCTACGCAATAATCTGTTCACATTGAAAGAACTTGATACATCTGGAAAAATATAAACCGTAATCAGAGGACATTTGGGTGGGTGGTTGTTTATCCTTAACGTAGGTAATTCCCATGCATGAAGAGTTATGTCGAGCTGCATGATAACGTTTGCATATAAAGAATAGACTACATCATCCATGAAGAGTTATTTTGGTTTGCAACAGTGCATTATCTTGTTCTTGACTGCAAAATTCACGACTTCTACCAGAACCGAGAGATTTAGTCTAACTAAGTTACATGATTTCAACTCTGCCTGAACGAACAACACAACCAAAGGGGAAAAGGATTTGTGTTTCTTGTTTGCTGCAGAGAGGGCCTTAACATAATGGAGTTCCTGAGGTCTTTCGTTGAGTTTGAGGTATATGTTTCTCCTAAGCAGTGTGGCCTCGGAAATTTTATCCTGCTAATGCAAGATTATAAGTTGATCATATTCTCCCAATTAACGAATGATTCTCCCTAAATGCCTCAAGTGACAAAAGGTTTCTGGCTTGACACTGACTTTTCACAATATAAAGGAGAAATAAGGGCGTCTCTTGATGCTGGGTCCGCTgaattttatcaaattccaaTGTTCAATcgataaaagaaaatgttttctggaaTAATGGGCTCAGTTGCATTCCTAAACCATTAATAGCATTTTGAGCCTAGGAACTAAACATCGGATGCAAGGCTGACCATGTTCAGTTGGCACTATCAGGGATGTGGCTGCCCAATTTGAAGGCTTCATAAATTTCTTTGTTCGTAAATGTAACGTGAGATTTGAATTTCTCAGGACTACGAAAGTGAAGAGAAATTCACCATACCAGATGATCGCATTAGTCACTTGCTGCCAACATCCTACCAGGACATGATCGTGAGAGTTTATGCAAAAAAGCCTGAGCTGGTAGGTGAACTCGCCCGTAGCGCTTAAATCGCTAAGCTGTCTTTCATGCGTTGCATCTCCACGACTTTGCTTATTTGCCCACCCTGTTTACAGGTCGGAGCGATTTCCGACGCCTTTGAGAACTTTCAGTTGAAGACCTATGGAATTAAAGCACAGGTACACTCGACACCGGAGAAAAAGAAGCAACGCATATCATGAGGCCTCTAAGTGAGGGTAACATCTCTATTCTAGCTGTTAGAGAATCATTTGAAGAATGAAGATAGGATATACAACAGAAAATCTATTTCCAGACTGTACCTCCTAGGCCTGTCTTAGTATTTTAATACCATTGCATCCTTCTCGTCTGtctattccctttttttttgttttgggtccaAAGAATCAGATCATATCTAGAATTGATAAGTACAGGTGGTGGTCCTCTACGAAATCTGTATGTCCTTACGACGTCTGCTTACGTTGAATATAAccgtttcttcttttcctctattGGCCAAAACATTGGGTACAGTAGTCTctgcattattattttttttttttttgggtacccAAACATTGAATATTACGGTTGATCAGTGAAAACTTGCGGTAGATCTTACCGTCCATCTCTACTTCCGCCTCTTAGCATTTGTATCTGGGTGTGATATTTATTGGAATTGTGTCGGATCAAAGCTGTGACTCTGTTACACCCGTCCTTTCCCTTGagcaacc is a window from the Rhodamnia argentea isolate NSW1041297 chromosome 8, ASM2092103v1, whole genome shotgun sequence genome containing:
- the LOC115741191 gene encoding deoxynucleoside triphosphate triphosphohydrolase SAMHD1 homolog; amino-acid sequence: MGAYCSDDLSLSPAYSFPSAQDFRLSKHVHDNLHGYVYLDPLALKFIDTEHFQRLRDLKQLGVTNMVYPGAVHSRFEHSLGVYWLAGEAVQKLKTYQGLELGIDRFDIQTVKIAGLLHDVGHGPFSHLFEREFLPLVLRDSDWNHEEMSAKIVDHIVDEHKIDIDPEMVKKVKDMIIASSEHSLPKGKKEKLYLYDIVANGRNGIDVDKFDYIARDCRACGLGCNFEFQRLMETMRVLGDEICYRAKDYLTIHKMFATRADLYRTVYTHPKVKAVELMVVDALVKAHDHLEILSYIHDPHEYWKLDDTIIKTIETAPDPELKEAKDLILRIRRRNLYQFCNEYAVPKDKLEHFKAVTAQDIVCSQKNTGVTLKEEDIAVSNVRIDLTRGRQNPLESINFFKDYESEEKFTIPDDRISHLLPTSYQDMIVRVYAKKPELVGAISDAFENFQLKTYGIKAQVHSTPEKKKQRIS